A genomic stretch from Telopea speciosissima isolate NSW1024214 ecotype Mountain lineage chromosome 7, Tspe_v1, whole genome shotgun sequence includes:
- the LOC122666865 gene encoding inactive TPR repeat-containing thioredoxin TTL3-like gives MSEMAEYSPVKKSGCGAMLLGGFKCRSFWPRRSQSANELPSQNNKNITKQPSAHSKRRRGGSDETAFLDTYTLSDPPSKLPDKPLVKAAPHHPKPYQNHHNREPSDGAIVPANTSKALITKVVPTTQQGNGQGRRVPKEAIGISGELDSMIADHQRSKGSNNLVRASSSNVFLFGHLGNIRQPGGTNQNSSNQQQPSSTSTANNVLEYLPKTGRENGSGGRRSNAGVMGNIVRRSSFDDSQEQQQQQQQQGSFCRALSKRLDPEELKVMGNEEYKKGRFAEALSLYDRAILLDPNKAAYRSNKSAALTGMGRLLEAIFECREAIRIDPSYQRAHHRLATLFLRLGEAEKALNHYKQSGPEASSNDYAKVQAVQTHVNRCNEARRIKDWQTLLKESRTAISSGADSALQVLAMQAEALLKLQRHDDADTTLTTWPAFDMDACTKFFGPTTYSFILQIQAQVDMAAGRFEDAVVAAQRACRLDSSNREVSAMVRKARAVSLARNRGNDHFKASKFLEACVAYGEGLEHDPLNSVLLCNRAACRSKLDQFEKAVEDCTHALNLRPSYSKARLRRADSYAKLERWEAAIQDYEMLIRKTPGDVEVGRALFEAQLQLKKRRGEDVQGLKFGADIIVITSNERFRHFVTSPGMSVVLFCNKSSEKQQILQTLEHLCKRYPSVNFLKVDVEEHRFLAKSEGVGVSAVPTVKIYKNGSRVKDIPGNNLELLESSVKYFTS, from the exons ATGTCAGAAATGGCGGAGTATTCGCCGGTAAAGAAATCGGGTTGTGGAGCTATGCTTCTAGGCGGTTTCAAATGTCGGAGCTTCTGGCCTAGAAGATCCCAATCTGCAAACGAGTTACCCTCACAGAACAACAAAAACATTACAAAGCAACCTAGCGCCCATTCAAAGCGGAGACGTGGAGGATCCGATGAGACTGCCTTCCTCGACACCTACACCTTATCTGATCCGCCATCAAAGCTTCCCGATAAGCCCCTCGTCAAAGCTGCCCCTCATCATCCCAAGCCTTATCAGAATCATCACAACAGAGAACCCTCCGATGGAGCAATAGTACCTGCAAATACATCAAAAGCACTAATAACGAAGGTGGTGCCAACGACACAACAGGGTAATGGGCAAGGAAGAAGGGTTCCCAAGGAGGCTATTGGTATCTCAGGGGAGCTCGATAGTATGATCGCTGATCACCAGAGGTCAAAGGGAAGCAACAATTTGGTTCGAGCTTCGTCAAGCAATGTTTTTCTCTTTGGCCATTTGGGGAACATTAGGCAGCCAGGAGGAACGAACCAGAATTCAAGTAACCAACAACAACCCAGTTCGACTTCTACCGCCAATAATGTTCTCGAATACCTTCCCAAGACTGGTCGAGAGAATGGTTCGGGTGGCAGACGCTCAAACGCTGGTGTAATGGGTAACATAGTAAGGAGAAGTAGTTTTGATGACAGCcaagagcagcagcagcagcagcagcagcagggaTCCTTCTGTCGAGCTCTGTCTAAGAGATTGGATCCAGAGGAATTGAAGGTAATGGGGAACGAAGAGTACAAGAAGGGTAGGTTTGCGGAGGCCTTGTCATTGTACGATCGAGCGATTCTGCTTGACCCAAACAAGGCTGCTTATCGAAGCAACAAGAGCGCAGCTTTAACGGGTATGGGTCGGCTTCTTGAGGCAATATTTGAATGCAGAGAAGCCATCAGAATTGACCCTTCTTACCAAAGAGCTCATCACCGTTTGGCCACATTGTTTCTCAG ATTGGGTGAAGCAGAGAAGGCGTTGAATCATTACAAACAGTCAGGACCCGAAGCCAGTTCTAACGATTATGCAAAAGTTCAAGCAGTACAAACACATGTCAACAGGTGCAACGAAGCTCGGAGGATAAAAGACTGGCAGACATTGCTGAAAGAGTCCAGAACCGCCATCTCCTCCGGCGCCGATTCAGCTCTTCAGGTATTGGCAATGCAAGCAGAGGCGTTATTGAAGCTTCAGAGACATGATGATGCGGATACCACGTTAACGACCTGGCCGGCCTTCGATATGGATGCCTGCACCAAGTTCTTCGGACCCACAACCTACTCTTTTATATTGCAGATACAAGCCCAGGTTGACATGGCCGCCGGCAG GTTTGAGGATGCAGTGGTGGCGGCTCAGCGAGCGTGTCGACTCGATTCGAGTAATAGGGAAGTGAGTGCAATGGTGAGGAAGGCCCGAGCCGTGTCGTTAGCTAGGAACAGAGGGAACGACCACTTCAAGGCTTCCAAGTTCTTGGAGGCGTGTGTAGCGTACGGTGAAGGACTGGAGCATGACCCGCTTAACTCGGTCTTGCTCTGTAACCGAGCCGCGTGCCGATCCAAACTCGATCAGTTTGAGAAAGCCGTCGAGGACTGCACCCATGCACTCAACTTGCGTCCTTCTTACAGCAAAGCCAGGCTACGACGAGCCGACAGCTACGCCAAG TTGGAGCGGTGGGAGGCAGCCATACAAGACTACGAGATGTTGATAAGAAAAACGCCAGGAGACGTGGAGGTGGGCCGGGCCTTATTCGAGGCCCAATTGCAGCTCAAGAAGCGTCGAGGCGAGGATGTTCAGGGCTTGAAGTTTGGTGCTGACATCATCGTCATCACCAGTAACGAGCGCTTCAGACACTTCGTAACGTCGCCCG GGATGTCTGTGGTGCTCTTCTGCAACAAATCCAGCGAAAAGCAGCAAATATTACAAACCTTGGAGCATCTCTGCAAGAGATATCCTTCCGTCAACTTCCTTAAG GTGGATGTCGAGGAGCACCGATTCTTGGCCAAGTCCGAGGGAGTTGGGGTTTCGGCCGTACCAACCGTGAAGATATACAAGAACGGGTCAAGGGTCAAAGACATTCCCGGCAACAACCTTGAACTGTTAGAGAGCTCTGTTAAATATTTTACCAGTTGA
- the LOC122666624 gene encoding uncharacterized protein LOC122666624: MRRREGKGAPPTDLLVCFPSRAHLSLMPKAICSPARPSEPTKRHHYHNHHNSLSRSSNNRGGQASPLLWSKTKPMGSEIAEPTSPKVTCAGQIKVGKKASSCKNWQSVMEDIERLHNHRKHKKRPNWVESLGFKKDIMQFLTCLRTLRFDLRCFGSFHGSDITSDDEEVEEEYEEEQENQVGIEDIDGSGTSRTVFSKWFMVLQENQSNGFSKEEQFGESRDDRDGTHHEGSEVAPSAPPSNALLLMRCRSAPAKRWLVEKEKEEEEATKNTKLPSEEEKNKDSLVLMSYAPDFFKVSTDIAKETWVVGGMRDPLSRSRSWKR; encoded by the coding sequence atgagaagaagagaaggcaaAGGGGCTCCTCCCACTGACCTCTTGGTATGTTTTCCTTCTAGAGCCCATCTAAGCCTTATGCCCAAGGCAATATGCAGCCCAGCTCGTCCTTCTGAGCCTACCAAGCGCCACCACTACCACAACCACCATAACTCTCTCTCAAGATCGAGCAACAACAGAGGAGGCCAAGCTAGCCCTCTCTTATGGTCCAAAACCAAGCCTATGGGATCAGAGATCGCTGAACCCACTTCCCCCAAAGTCACCTGTGCCGGACAGATCAAAGTCGGGAAGAAGGCCAGTTCCTGCAAGAACTGGCAATCAGTCATGGAAGATATCGAGAGGCTCCACAACCATAGAAAGCACAAGAAGAGACCCAATTGGGTAGAAAGTCTGGGATTCAAGAAGGATATAATGCAGTTCTTGACTTGTTTAAGAACCCTTCGATTCGATCTACGGTGCTTCGGCTCTTTCCATGGATCTGATATCACTTCCGATGATGAGGAAGTTGAAGAAGAATACGAAGAAGAGCAAGAAAATCAGGTAGGCATCGAGGATATTGATGGTAGTGGTACTTCAAGAACCGTTTTTTCTAAGTGGTTCATGGTATTACAGGAAAATCAGAGTAATGGGTTCAGTAAAGAAGAGCAATTTGGGGAAAGTAGAGATGATAGAGACGGGACTCATCATGAAGGTTCAGAGGTCGCTCCTTCTGCTCCTCCTTCGAATGCTCTGTTGCTCATGCGTTGCAGGTCTGCCCCTGCAAAACGTTGGTTagtagagaaagagaaagaagaagaagaagcaacaaaGAACACAAAGCTGCCttcagaagaagagaaaaataaagataGCTTGGTGTTGATGAGCTATGCCCCTGATTTCTTCAAGGTCTCTACTGATATTGCAAAGGAGACTTGGGTTGTTGGTGGAATGAGAGATCCGTTATCGAGAAGTAGAAGCTGGAAGAGATGA